From Crassaminicella indica, one genomic window encodes:
- the gdhA gene encoding NADP-specific glutamate dehydrogenase has protein sequence MSYVQEILEQVKKRNPGEAEFHQAVEEVLYSLEPIIEKHPEYKKVGLIERFVEPERVVMFRVPWLDDNGKVQVNRGFRVQFSSAIGPFKGGLRFHPSVTLGIIKFLGFEQILKNSLTSLPIGGGKGGSDFDPKGKSDTEVMKFCQSFMNELYRHIGQDLDVPAGDIGVGAREIGYLFGQYKKIKNQYEAGVLTGKGLTYGGSLARKEATGFGLIYFVREMLAAHGMDYKDKTVIISGSGNVAIYACQKVQEYGAKVIAMSDSSGYIIDEEGINLDTIKQLKEVERKRIKEYVNLHKNAKYFEGQQAIWHIPCDIALPCATQNDINLESAKKLVENGVKAIGEGANMPCTNEALAYFLEHNVLLAPAKAANAGGVATSALEMSQNSMRLHWSFEEVNEKLDQIMVNIFKASKAAAEEYDMPGNYVAGANIAGFLKVADAMMAQGIV, from the coding sequence ATGTCATATGTACAAGAAATTTTAGAACAGGTAAAAAAAAGAAATCCAGGTGAAGCTGAATTTCACCAAGCAGTAGAAGAAGTTTTATACTCTTTAGAACCTATTATTGAAAAACATCCTGAATACAAAAAAGTAGGATTAATCGAAAGGTTTGTTGAACCTGAAAGAGTAGTCATGTTTAGAGTTCCGTGGCTAGATGATAATGGAAAAGTTCAAGTAAATAGGGGCTTCAGAGTACAATTTAGTAGTGCCATTGGTCCTTTCAAAGGAGGTCTTAGGTTTCATCCATCTGTAACATTGGGAATTATAAAGTTTTTAGGCTTCGAGCAAATCTTAAAAAATTCATTAACATCTCTTCCAATTGGTGGTGGTAAAGGCGGATCAGATTTTGACCCTAAGGGAAAATCTGATACGGAAGTAATGAAGTTTTGCCAAAGCTTTATGAATGAACTCTACAGACATATCGGTCAAGATTTAGACGTACCAGCTGGTGATATTGGTGTAGGTGCTAGGGAAATAGGCTATCTTTTTGGTCAATATAAAAAAATTAAGAATCAATACGAAGCTGGAGTTCTTACTGGTAAAGGTCTCACATATGGTGGTTCTTTAGCTAGAAAAGAAGCTACTGGTTTCGGTCTCATTTACTTTGTAAGAGAAATGTTAGCAGCACATGGAATGGATTATAAAGATAAAACAGTTATCATTTCTGGTTCAGGCAACGTTGCAATATATGCTTGTCAAAAGGTACAAGAATACGGTGCAAAGGTAATCGCTATGAGCGACTCCTCTGGCTACATCATTGATGAAGAAGGAATCAACTTAGATACAATAAAACAGCTAAAAGAAGTAGAAAGAAAACGCATTAAAGAATATGTGAACCTTCATAAAAATGCAAAATATTTTGAAGGTCAACAAGCGATTTGGCATATTCCATGTGATATTGCACTTCCTTGTGCTACTCAAAATGATATCAATCTTGAAAGTGCTAAGAAATTAGTAGAAAATGGCGTTAAAGCAATTGGAGAGGGTGCCAATATGCCTTGTACAAATGAAGCATTAGCATATTTCCTAGAGCATAATGTATTATTAGCTCCTGCAAAAGCTGCAAATGCTGGTGGCGTTGCAACCTCAGCTCTTGAAATGTCACAAAACAGTATGAGACTGCACTGGTCCTTTGAAGAGGTTAATGAAAAGCTAGATCAAATTATGGTAAACATTTTCAAAGCTAGTAAAGCTGCTGCCGAAGAGTATGATATGCCTGGTAATTATGTGGCTGGTGCAAACATCGCAGGTTTCTTAAAAGTAGCTGATGCTATGATGGCTCAAGGTATCGTATAG
- the queG gene encoding tRNA epoxyqueuosine(34) reductase QueG, which translates to MKQKLKIFCKKLNIDYVGIAPVGPYNELKKILKDRAAKGYITGMEEEDLKKRIDPKETMKDAASVIVCLFPYFTGNYEDANIAKYTYALDYHRIIKEKLEVIGEFLKKHIKDFSYKPFVDTGPLVDRYIAYLAGLGYFGLNNHILTDQYGSYVFIGYIINNYPFKCDTPLDQTCIQCGKCIEKCPGGAILGNFEVDPRRCISFITQKKEALNDDEINILKKNKMVFGCDICQDVCPHNRNIEYTNIKEFRENLIYTIDEKELEELSNKAFKRKYGDRAFSWRGKKVILRNFNILDNKGR; encoded by the coding sequence GTGAAGCAAAAGCTAAAGATATTCTGTAAAAAATTAAATATAGATTATGTAGGGATTGCACCAGTAGGACCTTATAATGAATTGAAAAAAATATTAAAGGATAGAGCAGCAAAGGGATATATAACAGGAATGGAGGAAGAGGATTTAAAGAAGAGAATTGATCCAAAAGAGACGATGAAGGATGCAGCATCAGTTATTGTTTGTCTATTCCCTTATTTTACAGGAAACTATGAGGATGCCAATATTGCTAAATATACTTATGCTTTAGATTATCACAGGATCATTAAAGAAAAATTAGAGGTAATAGGAGAATTTCTAAAAAAACATATAAAAGATTTTTCTTATAAACCTTTTGTAGATACAGGACCTCTTGTAGATAGATATATAGCTTATTTAGCTGGGCTTGGATACTTTGGGTTAAATAATCATATTCTAACGGATCAATATGGTTCGTATGTGTTTATTGGATATATAATCAATAATTATCCTTTTAAATGTGATACTCCACTAGATCAAACTTGCATCCAGTGTGGAAAATGTATAGAGAAATGTCCAGGGGGTGCGATACTTGGGAATTTTGAAGTAGACCCAAGAAGGTGTATATCTTTTATTACACAGAAAAAGGAAGCATTGAATGATGATGAAATTAATATTTTAAAGAAAAATAAGATGGTATTTGGATGTGATATTTGTCAAGATGTATGCCCTCATAATAGAAACATTGAATATACTAATATAAAGGAATTTAGAGAGAATTTGATTTATACTATTGATGAAAAAGAACTAGAAGAATTATCTAATAAAGCTTTTAAAAGAAAATATGGTGATAGAGCTTTTAGTTGGAGAGGGAAAAAAGTTATTTTAAGAAATTTTAATATTTTAGATAATAAGGGCAGATAA
- a CDS encoding phosphatidylserine decarboxylase yields the protein MDIYYIERKTGKKIKEIVAGDKFLKWIYDTDMGNAILDTFVKKKIFSSIYGKFQDTVFSKKKIADFVEKLSIDMSEAEIENIDEYKNFNDFFARKLKNEARPIDMEKNHLTSPADGRVLAYENIHKDQVIQVKGSFYTLEEFFHDKNMAQIYHNGVCIVIRLCPADYHRFHFPDSGVPYEAKNIKGMYYSVNPIALQRIAKVYCQNKRAITIFESDNFGEIVFAEVGATCVGSIIQTYTPKVHVHKGEEKGYFKFGGSTVVLFLKEGQLKVDEDILKNTQKGIETKVNMGERIGKKL from the coding sequence ATGGATATTTATTATATAGAAAGAAAAACTGGAAAAAAGATAAAAGAAATTGTAGCGGGAGATAAATTTTTAAAATGGATTTATGATACAGACATGGGAAATGCAATTCTCGATACTTTTGTGAAGAAAAAAATATTTTCATCTATATATGGAAAATTTCAGGATACTGTTTTTAGTAAAAAAAAGATAGCAGATTTTGTAGAGAAGCTTTCTATTGATATGAGTGAAGCTGAAATAGAAAATATTGATGAATACAAAAACTTTAATGATTTTTTTGCAAGAAAATTAAAAAATGAAGCAAGACCTATTGATATGGAAAAAAATCATTTAACTTCTCCAGCAGATGGACGAGTACTTGCTTATGAAAATATTCATAAGGATCAAGTAATTCAAGTGAAGGGGTCTTTTTATACTCTAGAAGAATTTTTTCATGATAAAAATATGGCTCAAATATATCATAATGGAGTGTGTATAGTAATAAGATTATGTCCAGCAGACTACCATCGATTCCATTTTCCTGATAGTGGAGTGCCTTATGAAGCTAAAAATATAAAAGGTATGTATTATTCTGTAAATCCTATAGCTCTTCAAAGGATTGCCAAAGTTTATTGTCAAAACAAAAGAGCAATAACTATATTTGAGTCTGATAATTTTGGAGAAATAGTATTTGCTGAGGTTGGGGCAACCTGTGTTGGATCTATCATACAGACATATACTCCTAAAGTTCATGTTCATAAAGGAGAAGAAAAAGGTTATTTTAAATTTGGAGGGTCAACAGTTGTTTTGTTTTTAAAGGAAGGGCAATTAAAGGTTGATGAGGATATTTTAAAGAATACACAAAAAGGAATAGAAACAAAGGTGAATATGGGAGAGCGTATAGGAAAAAAATTATAA
- a CDS encoding sensor histidine kinase codes for MHMSKLRKLCKIHTDLEDEDIFKLECAETVLQNIADLVNADVFIDCATRDPNRAIVVAEAKPTYGKSMYEGNVVGEFALRENEPAVIRTLEIEITSRDIKGITQENINVKQTVNPIKNAEGKTIGVLIVEKDITEDMHHDKKIEFLAEMNEKLTNEIIELERDKEITYHLDEGIIMFNKSGNVIYTNLVAEQLYKKLGFMDSLIGMHFNNISLEQKLFENIIEEKNDRISEIEFCNLTLQLKYIFYRNYFIIFIKDITDMRKKEKELILKSVAIKEIHHRVKNNLQTIASLLRLQSRRIENQEFKNILNESINRILSIAATHEILAQQGIDHVDIKKVISKIIDGMQKGYLSKEKSIDMEIIGDELRVDSDKATDISLIINELIQNSIQYAFEDQAKGKITVYIQKGELYSRITVVDNGKGFDYECVNPNSLGLNIVKSIVTDKLGGRMNIQSDSNGTIVGFDFKK; via the coding sequence ATGCATATGAGTAAATTAAGAAAGCTATGTAAAATCCATACTGATTTAGAAGACGAAGATATATTTAAATTAGAATGTGCTGAAACAGTACTTCAAAATATTGCAGATTTAGTTAATGCAGATGTATTTATAGACTGTGCTACAAGAGATCCTAATAGGGCTATTGTTGTAGCTGAAGCAAAGCCTACATATGGTAAATCTATGTATGAAGGAAATGTAGTAGGTGAGTTTGCTTTAAGAGAAAACGAGCCAGCTGTTATACGTACGTTAGAAATAGAGATTACTTCTAGAGACATAAAAGGGATTACACAGGAAAATATTAATGTAAAGCAAACAGTTAATCCTATTAAAAATGCAGAAGGAAAGACTATAGGGGTACTGATTGTAGAAAAAGATATTACAGAGGATATGCATCATGATAAAAAAATTGAGTTTTTAGCTGAAATGAATGAAAAATTGACAAATGAAATCATTGAACTAGAAAGAGACAAAGAAATAACCTATCATTTAGATGAAGGAATTATCATGTTTAATAAAAGTGGAAATGTTATTTATACAAATCTAGTAGCAGAACAGCTTTATAAAAAGTTAGGATTTATGGATTCTCTTATAGGGATGCATTTTAATAATATTTCTTTAGAACAAAAACTATTTGAAAATATTATTGAAGAAAAAAATGATAGGATATCTGAAATCGAATTTTGTAATTTGACGCTTCAGTTAAAATATATTTTTTATCGTAATTATTTTATAATTTTCATTAAGGACATAACGGATATGAGAAAAAAAGAAAAAGAATTGATATTAAAATCTGTAGCAATAAAAGAAATTCATCATAGAGTGAAAAATAATTTGCAAACAATTGCTAGTCTTTTGAGGTTGCAATCAAGAAGAATTGAAAATCAGGAATTTAAAAATATTTTAAATGAAAGTATAAATCGCATTTTATCAATTGCAGCAACTCATGAAATTTTAGCACAGCAGGGAATTGATCATGTTGATATTAAAAAAGTTATTTCAAAGATTATAGACGGCATGCAAAAAGGGTATTTGTCTAAAGAAAAATCGATAGATATGGAAATTATCGGAGATGAGTTGCGTGTAGATTCTGACAAGGCTACAGACATATCATTGATTATAAATGAACTGATTCAAAATTCAATCCAATATGCTTTTGAAGATCAGGCAAAAGGAAAGATTACAGTATATATACAAAAAGGAGAATTGTATTCAAGAATTACTGTAGTTGATAATGGAAAAGGCTTTGATTATGAATGTGTAAATCCAAATAGCTTAGGACTTAATATTGTAAAGAGTATAGTTACTGACAAACTTGGAGGAAGGATGAATATTCAATCTGATTCTAATGGAACGATTGTTGGCTTTGATTTTAAAAAATAG
- a CDS encoding HD-GYP domain-containing protein, translating to MRLIPTRFVKDGMYLAQNLNDINNRVLLQKGVELTQNLVKKIEENGIYSIYINDEYSDGEIEDVISPRLRNTAIKTIKDTFDHLNKYMNQGNNTVKVKRLKETGEKNIESLNKISKEIVEEILASNNLLVNLVDIKNIDNYTYQHSVNVAVLSLILGVEAGLNKNELYDLCIGAMLHDIGKAFISKEILLKRGALTEEELKIIREHAKKGYDYLKENYALSANIKLIAYQHHEKVDGSGYPNGYKGDKVNKLAKIVAITNAYDAMVSDTPYKPAVPPNEALEFIMGSAGRYFDFQMVKLFAKKVIPYPVGSMVKLSNGDIGVVEEVKSEFPLRPKVKVVRQKAVTVEMETIDLMKETNLVIEGLMYEVPNACVPRQMGEKNSFKKVIG from the coding sequence ATGAGACTTATACCAACTCGTTTTGTAAAAGATGGCATGTATTTAGCACAAAATTTAAATGATATAAATAATAGAGTATTGTTGCAAAAAGGAGTTGAATTAACCCAAAACCTTGTGAAGAAAATTGAGGAAAATGGAATATATAGCATATATATTAATGATGAATATAGTGATGGTGAAATTGAAGATGTTATTAGTCCTAGATTGAGAAATACAGCAATCAAAACTATTAAGGATACCTTTGATCATTTGAATAAGTATATGAATCAAGGCAATAATACAGTGAAAGTTAAAAGGTTAAAAGAAACAGGAGAAAAAAATATTGAATCATTAAATAAAATATCTAAAGAAATAGTAGAAGAAATTTTAGCTAGTAATAATTTATTAGTAAATTTAGTAGATATTAAGAATATAGATAATTATACCTATCAACATTCTGTAAATGTTGCTGTACTGTCTTTGATTTTAGGAGTAGAAGCTGGACTTAACAAAAATGAGTTATATGATTTATGTATAGGAGCTATGCTGCATGATATTGGTAAAGCTTTTATTTCAAAAGAAATTCTTTTAAAAAGGGGAGCATTAACAGAGGAAGAATTAAAAATAATTCGGGAGCATGCAAAGAAGGGATATGATTATTTAAAAGAAAATTATGCATTAAGTGCTAATATCAAATTGATTGCTTATCAGCATCATGAAAAAGTAGATGGAAGCGGATATCCTAATGGATATAAAGGAGATAAGGTTAACAAATTAGCAAAAATTGTTGCAATTACAAATGCTTATGATGCTATGGTTTCTGATACTCCATATAAACCAGCAGTGCCTCCTAATGAAGCTTTAGAATTTATTATGGGGAGTGCAGGTAGATATTTTGATTTTCAAATGGTAAAGCTTTTTGCCAAAAAGGTGATTCCTTATCCAGTTGGGAGCATGGTAAAATTAAGCAATGGAGATATTGGTGTAGTAGAGGAAGTAAAATCAGAGTTTCCTTTAAGACCGAAAGTTAAAGTTGTAAGACAAAAGGCTGTTACAGTGGAAATGGAGACTATTGATTTGATGAAAGAAACTAATTTAGTGATTGAAGGCTTAATGTATGAAGTACCTAATGCATGTGTTCCTCGTCAAATGGGAGAAAAAAATTCTTTTAAAAAAGTTATAGGATAA
- the eutC gene encoding ethanolamine ammonia-lyase subunit EutC, with amino-acid sequence MLEEKDIKRLIEKVIAQMVAKEQVENKIESVDTQKYDEDLRDLVALDLKEWFLVEDAHDKNGYMKMKAYTPARIGVGRAGVRYKTDTMLRFRADHAAAQDAVFTDVSDDFINELKLFSVKTKCKDKDEFLTRPDLGKQFDEDQIGIIKDKCNKKPQVQIYVSDGLSSTAIEANVKDVLPAIMQGLESYGISVGTPFFVKYGRVGAMDEISEALDADVTCVLIGERPGLITAESMSAYIAYKATIGMPESRRNVISNIHKGGTPPVEAGAHIAEVIKIMLDKKISGVELKL; translated from the coding sequence ATGTTAGAAGAAAAAGATATAAAGAGATTGATTGAAAAAGTAATAGCGCAAATGGTAGCAAAAGAACAAGTAGAAAATAAAATTGAAAGTGTAGATACTCAAAAATATGATGAAGATTTGAGAGATCTTGTGGCTTTGGATCTTAAAGAGTGGTTTTTAGTTGAAGATGCTCACGATAAAAATGGTTATATGAAAATGAAAGCATATACGCCTGCTAGAATTGGAGTCGGAAGAGCTGGTGTAAGATACAAAACAGATACTATGCTTCGATTTAGAGCAGACCATGCTGCAGCACAAGATGCTGTGTTTACAGATGTTTCTGATGATTTTATTAATGAATTGAAGCTTTTTAGTGTAAAAACAAAGTGCAAGGATAAAGATGAGTTCTTAACACGTCCAGATTTAGGAAAACAATTTGATGAAGATCAGATAGGAATAATAAAAGATAAATGTAATAAAAAACCTCAAGTTCAGATATATGTTTCAGATGGGTTAAGCTCGACAGCTATTGAAGCAAATGTAAAAGATGTTTTACCAGCTATCATGCAGGGACTTGAAAGCTATGGAATAAGTGTAGGAACTCCATTCTTTGTGAAATATGGAAGAGTTGGAGCTATGGATGAAATATCTGAGGCACTAGATGCAGATGTTACTTGTGTTTTAATTGGAGAAAGACCTGGGCTTATTACAGCAGAAAGTATGAGTGCATATATTGCTTATAAGGCAACAATTGGTATGCCAGAATCAAGAAGAAATGTTATTTCTAATATTCATAAAGGAGGAACACCTCCCGTAGAAGCAGGAGCACATATAGCTGAAGTTATTAAAATAATGCTTGATAAGAAAATTAGCGGTGTGGAATTGAAATTGTAA
- a CDS encoding ethanolamine ammonia-lyase subunit EutB yields the protein MRLKTKLFGKVYSFNSIKEVLAKANEEKSGDNLAGIAAESAEERIAAKEVLSNLCIKDLRNNPVVPYEDDEVTRVIQDDVNERIYDEIQNWSISEFREWILNENTTGDHIRRISRGLTSEVVAGVAKIMSNLDLIYGAKKVRVSAHCNTTIGLEGTLSARLQPNHPTDDIDGVVAATLEGLSYGVGDAVIGLNPVDDTVSNVSKVLKKFDEIKKKYAIPTQQCVLAHVTTQMEAVKQGAPTDMIFQSIAGSQKGNEAFGVTAKLLEEARELVLKQGTSTGPNVMYFETGQGAELSSDAHFGADQVTMEARCYGFAKRYKPFLVNTVVGFIGPEYLYDNKQVIRAGLEDHFMGKLTGIPMGCDACYTNHMKADQNDIENLAVLLTTAGCNYFMGVPHGDDIMLNYQCTGYHETPALRELLGLRPIKEFEAWLENMGIYENGKLTKRAGDASIFLNK from the coding sequence GTGAGATTGAAAACGAAATTATTTGGCAAAGTGTATAGCTTTAACTCTATAAAAGAGGTTTTAGCTAAAGCAAATGAAGAAAAGTCAGGGGATAATTTAGCAGGCATTGCTGCTGAAAGTGCTGAAGAAAGAATTGCAGCAAAGGAAGTTTTAAGTAATTTATGTATAAAAGATTTGAGAAATAATCCAGTAGTACCATATGAAGATGATGAAGTAACAAGAGTGATTCAAGATGATGTAAACGAGCGTATCTACGACGAAATACAAAACTGGAGTATTTCAGAATTTAGAGAATGGATTCTAAATGAAAATACTACAGGAGATCATATTAGAAGAATTAGTAGGGGCCTTACTAGTGAGGTGGTTGCTGGTGTAGCTAAAATTATGTCTAATCTAGACTTGATTTATGGAGCAAAGAAAGTGAGAGTAAGTGCTCATTGCAACACTACAATAGGATTAGAAGGCACATTATCTGCTAGACTTCAGCCTAATCATCCTACAGATGACATAGACGGTGTTGTAGCAGCTACTTTAGAAGGTCTTTCTTATGGGGTAGGAGATGCTGTTATTGGACTAAATCCAGTTGATGATACAGTAAGTAATGTATCAAAAGTTCTTAAAAAATTTGATGAAATTAAGAAAAAATATGCAATTCCTACACAGCAATGCGTACTTGCACATGTAACAACACAAATGGAGGCTGTAAAACAGGGAGCTCCAACAGATATGATTTTTCAAAGTATAGCAGGATCTCAAAAAGGAAATGAAGCATTTGGTGTTACAGCAAAACTTTTAGAGGAAGCCAGAGAATTAGTATTAAAACAAGGAACTTCTACAGGACCGAATGTAATGTATTTTGAAACAGGGCAAGGAGCAGAGCTTTCTTCTGATGCTCATTTTGGAGCAGATCAAGTGACAATGGAAGCAAGGTGCTATGGATTTGCGAAAAGATATAAACCGTTTTTAGTAAATACTGTAGTAGGTTTTATTGGACCTGAGTATTTGTATGATAATAAACAAGTTATTCGTGCAGGGCTTGAAGATCATTTTATGGGTAAGCTTACGGGTATTCCTATGGGCTGTGATGCTTGCTATACGAATCATATGAAGGCAGATCAAAATGATATTGAAAATCTAGCTGTATTATTAACTACTGCAGGCTGCAACTACTTTATGGGTGTGCCACATGGAGATGATATTATGCTTAATTATCAATGCACAGGTTATCATGAAACGCCAGCTTTAAGAGAATTATTGGGATTAAGACCAATAAAGGAATTTGAAGCTTGGCTTGAAAATATGGGCATTTATGAAAATGGTAAATTAACGAAGCGAGCAGGAGACGCTTCTATATTCTTAAATAAATAG
- the eutA gene encoding ethanolamine ammonia-lyase reactivating factor EutA, which produces MKEKIISVGIDIGTSTTQLVFSGIVIENTATSFSIPRIKIVEKEVFYKSKIYFTPLITERIIDGKKIKEIVEGEYKNSGVQLEVVKTGAVIITGETARKENAQEVLKSLSDLAGEFVVATAGPDLEAIIAGRGAGADKISKDENKLIVNIDIGGGTSNIVVFQDGEVIDTGCMDIGGRLIQIDKESMKVRYISDKVKRLTKSLGIHIEKGKLVSFDTLRKIAEAMADVLAQAIGIQERNANYNMMITNKGIKEGYDFDGVTFSGGVADCIYKEDIQELLKYGDIGILLGEALRKHLKFRRLNIIKPKETIRATVVGAGSHTTDISGSTITYTKDIFPIKNIPILKLSINDEKSGKIGIESAIRQKLKWFHLEEESQSVAVAFKGPKNPSFKEIQELASAITCGCEELIASKEPLMIIVERDIGKVLGQAIHKQLDFKKDIISIDSIKVENGDYVDIGKPLANGKVVPVVIKTLVFNS; this is translated from the coding sequence TTGAAAGAAAAAATTATAAGCGTAGGGATTGATATTGGTACATCTACGACACAGCTTGTTTTTAGTGGGATTGTTATTGAAAATACAGCAACGAGCTTTTCAATTCCAAGAATTAAGATAGTAGAAAAAGAGGTTTTTTATAAAAGTAAAATCTATTTTACGCCGCTGATTACAGAAAGAATTATTGATGGTAAAAAAATAAAAGAAATAGTTGAAGGAGAATATAAAAATTCAGGAGTACAGCTTGAAGTGGTTAAGACAGGTGCAGTAATTATTACAGGAGAAACAGCAAGGAAAGAAAATGCACAAGAAGTTTTGAAAAGCTTGAGCGATTTAGCTGGAGAGTTTGTTGTGGCAACAGCAGGACCTGATTTAGAAGCTATTATTGCTGGAAGAGGAGCTGGTGCTGATAAGATATCAAAAGATGAAAATAAATTGATCGTTAATATAGATATTGGTGGAGGGACTTCTAATATAGTTGTTTTTCAAGACGGAGAAGTTATTGATACTGGGTGCATGGATATTGGAGGAAGACTTATTCAAATAGATAAGGAAAGTATGAAAGTACGTTATATTTCAGATAAAGTCAAAAGACTTACAAAAAGTCTTGGGATTCATATTGAAAAGGGGAAATTAGTTTCTTTTGATACACTTAGAAAAATAGCTGAGGCTATGGCTGATGTATTAGCACAAGCTATAGGGATTCAAGAAAGAAATGCAAATTACAATATGATGATAACCAATAAAGGAATAAAGGAAGGCTATGATTTTGATGGGGTTACGTTTTCTGGTGGTGTTGCAGATTGTATATACAAAGAGGATATTCAGGAGCTTTTAAAATATGGAGATATAGGAATATTGCTTGGAGAAGCTTTACGTAAGCACCTAAAATTTCGAAGGCTAAACATCATAAAGCCTAAGGAGACGATAAGAGCTACTGTAGTAGGAGCTGGATCTCATACTACAGATATAAGTGGAAGTACAATAACTTATACGAAGGATATTTTTCCAATAAAAAATATTCCTATTTTAAAGCTTTCAATCAATGATGAAAAAAGTGGAAAAATAGGGATTGAAAGTGCTATCCGTCAAAAGTTAAAGTGGTTTCATCTAGAAGAAGAGAGCCAATCTGTGGCAGTAGCTTTTAAAGGTCCTAAAAATCCTAGCTTTAAAGAGATTCAAGAACTTGCATCTGCAATTACTTGCGGCTGTGAAGAGCTTATAGCATCAAAAGAGCCTCTAATGATTATTGTAGAGCGTGATATAGGGAAGGTATTAGGGCAAGCCATACATAAACAATTGGATTTTAAGAAGGATATAATATCTATCGATAGTATCAAAGTTGAAAATGGAGATTATGTAGATATTGGAAAACCGTTAGCAAATGGGAAGGTTGTTCCTGTTGTTATAAAAACACTTGTTTTTAATTCTTAG
- a CDS encoding ANTAR domain-containing response regulator, with product MKKRIVIAEDDPITRLDLIEMLLQNNYNVVGEAKDGFDVIELCRKFKPDLVLMDIKMPLLDGINAAQIIRNERLAKAIILLTAYSSKNFIDKAKKVGVRGYLVKPIDEKSLLTTLEIALSNANELEEVTKKLESTNEKLDARKKIEKAKGILMNKYSINEQEAYVKLRKLSMDKRTSMKEISEIIILSYNESDLCI from the coding sequence ATGAAAAAAAGGATTGTAATAGCCGAAGATGATCCTATTACAAGACTAGACTTAATCGAAATGCTTCTTCAAAATAACTACAATGTGGTAGGTGAAGCAAAGGATGGATTTGACGTTATTGAATTGTGCAGGAAATTCAAACCAGATTTGGTACTTATGGATATAAAGATGCCTTTATTAGATGGTATCAATGCGGCACAAATAATACGCAATGAAAGATTAGCAAAAGCTATAATTTTATTGACAGCCTATAGCAGTAAGAATTTTATAGATAAGGCAAAGAAGGTAGGGGTTAGAGGTTATTTAGTAAAGCCAATTGATGAAAAAAGCTTGTTGACCACATTAGAAATTGCTCTATCTAATGCAAATGAATTAGAAGAGGTTACAAAAAAATTGGAATCAACGAATGAAAAATTAGATGCAAGGAAAAAGATAGAAAAAGCAAAAGGAATACTGATGAATAAATATTCTATTAACGAGCAGGAAGCTTATGTAAAACTTAGAAAGCTCAGTATGGATAAAAGAACATCTATGAAAGAAATCTCAGAGATTATTATTTTAAGCTATAATGAGTCAGATTTATGCATATGA